The DNA region ACAGGTGTTACAGAATTCGTCTGACGACTCGAACGGCCCCTCTTCCCGGAGGGCGTGGCAGACCAGCCGCATGAAGGCGACCGTGATGGTCTCGTGGTAGCCTCGCTCCAGTTCGTCGGGCGTATTGGTGGCTTTGTTGTAAGCTTTGATACCGGCCCGCATGCGGAGCAGTGCTTCCGCGTAGGGAAAACGCATGGCATAGAGATAAGCCACCCGGACATGCGCCCGGTGCGTCCACTCCTCGGAGGGCAGGGTGCAGGCTTCAAAGGCTTCCAGTAGCTGGGCATCATCCATGGTTGGGTATTCCCGGACATTGAACAGGTCGACTTCATTGGCAGCCTGTGAAGTTAGTTGACGCCGATTAAGGGGCACACTGTTAAGAATGGAGCCCCGACAGCGGGCGGTCAAGTGCGTAATCGCGTGACGGACGGGCTTTCCACAGATTACACGAAAATTTCATCTCATGGTGTCTCCAGACTGAACCGGGACCTGGGACGGATTAAACCAGCCACAAGCGCAAAGGGGAACTCAGTGCGTAAGAATTACGGTTCGCGCATCGACGTTAAGTACCTGGGTTCCGTTTTCATATTCGATTAACGGTTGATCCCAGTGGGCATGCCCGCGGACGACCAGGGGATTGCGACGCGTACTCAGCAGGTCTCGCACGCGGGCTGATCCCTGCTGCCGGGCATTCAGGCCGCGGGGGCCGTCGTGCAGCAGCAGGATGTCGATCCGTTCTTCCAGCAGCAGTTCCAGGGCAAACAGGTAATCTTCTTCACTGCGTCGCTGATGGCGTTCCGGATTGCCGATGATCCCGCCGATTCCTCCGATGCGGAGTCCATCGAGTTCAACGAAATCACCATCCAGGTAATGCAGATGTGCGGGAAAGCGGGGTTGGGCTTTACTGTTTTCGCCATAGGTGTCATGGTTGCCGGCCACTCCTGCCACCCAGGCAAATTCATCGCCAAAGGCCCGCCAGACGGCGCTCACATCGCCGGTGCCGCCCCGTTTGTCGAGCGCGGGGACGGTATAGAAGTCCCCCGCCAGCCAGACCGCGACACGGGAAGGATCGTGAATTCCGACCTCAGGCAGGACTTCCTGAACCAGGCGCAGGGGGAGTGCTTCTCCCAGCAGACGCGGCGGACCGCCGGGCGATTCCTGAAATCGCTCGCGGCCCTGCAGATCGGCGGTGACAACGACAGCATCCAATCCCACAGGCAGCGCATCAACCCGCGCATGATGAATCGGCAGACGTTCTTCATAGAAGCCGCTCCGGCGGCTACCTGCGTTGAGATACTTAATTTCTTTGAGATGTGTTGCGGAAAAATCTATAATTTTCATATCGAGCAGACAAATCACAGTCGGTTCAGGTTCGGTGGATCATTAATCCCCATCCCTGCTTCCTTTGAGACATCAATCATAGCATGCAATACGCACCGGAAATTATTCAACGACTCCAGGCAGCTTCTGAGGTTGACGAACCGCTGGACGATTTCATCAAAGAGTGGATCGACCGGCCCTGGCCGCTCACTCCCTGGGCCAGTTGGACGCTGTTCTCACTAATCCGTCACCGTCCGCGACAGGAGTTCGTTTCACAGATCGTGCAGCACAACCTGGGTATCGACCAGCTGGATCTGGCCAAACGAGGCTATGGTGCCCACCCGGAGGGCATAAATAGTGGACCTGTGCCCGACTTGCCCGACTGGGAATATAACCTGCACGGTCGCGGTTGTTATATCGTGCATCAGGAAACGAGAATCGATATTGATGTCGACTTTTACGACGAAACCGCCGACTGGTATGATCTGTTTTTCTATCAATGGTACTTGAAATCATTGCGGCAGCCCGAACTCTGGGAAGCACGCGTCATCGAACTACATCCCTCCTTTGAAACGGTGCAGTATGCGTTTGACGAACTGCTGGAACAGGGATTCCTGGAGCAGCACTCCCACTACCGTGCCTCACGGCTCTCATTTGAGACCGGGGAGATTCTCCCCCTGCTGGAAAGTCTGACAGAGAAACACGCGGAGCCAGAGACCATGCTGCGTCTGGCCGCGGTGATTGGTGACTGGCCCCTGGTAGAGCGGCTGCTGATCTCTGGAGAAATTCCACCTGCAGTGACAGCGAAAGCCCGGCAGATCACTGCCGACCGGGAACACTTTCTGGCGAATGAATTCGAGCAGAACGAAAATCAGAGCCTGGCCTTGCGGGCACTGCAGGAGAACCAGAGCCCGGACCTGGATGACTTTTTGAAACGGACTTTACAGGAAACAAACGTCCTGTCGATAGAAACCGCCCTGGAGATCATCGCCGAAACAGGGCATCCCCAGTGGCATCCCCTGGTGTTTGATCTGCTGCACAAGGTCGACACAGCGACGGAACCCAGCCAGCCTGGCTACTGGATTCAGGCGCTGGAGTTCCTGCTACGTCGAAACTACCGCTGTGAGGACATCGTAGACCAACTGCAGTTTGCAACGACTGACTCTGATCAGGCAGCAATTCTGGCACTCGAATTTCACCCACGCTATGCACTCGATCTCTTTCGCAAAGCCCTGCGTTCCCCGACACCTCATACACGAACAGTTGCTGCCGCGATACTGGCGTTGATTGACCAGTCCTGGTGCCAGCGCGAACTACTCCGGATTCTAAACGAGTCCACCGATCAGGGAGCGACCGTAGCCTCTCGCGCCGCGCTGTCAGTGATCGGACATCGCCCGTCGAAAACAGAAGTCGACAACTGGGAACGTGAGCATCCGTTACAACTCGAAAGTGAAGAATACATCACGATCCCAGAATCCAACCTGCTCGATACACCGATGTTCCTTAAATTCGAAATGGATCAATGGCGTGACCGCGTGCTGCCGCTGCGTGACATCATCCCTCCCGGTGCGGAATAGAATCGTTTTGCTTCGCTG from Gimesia chilikensis includes:
- a CDS encoding metallophosphoesterase family protein, with the protein product MKIIDFSATHLKEIKYLNAGSRRSGFYEERLPIHHARVDALPVGLDAVVVTADLQGRERFQESPGGPPRLLGEALPLRLVQEVLPEVGIHDPSRVAVWLAGDFYTVPALDKRGGTGDVSAVWRAFGDEFAWVAGVAGNHDTYGENSKAQPRFPAHLHYLDGDFVELDGLRIGGIGGIIGNPERHQRRSEEDYLFALELLLEERIDILLLHDGPRGLNARQQGSARVRDLLSTRRNPLVVRGHAHWDQPLIEYENGTQVLNVDARTVILTH
- a CDS encoding DUF6896 domain-containing protein; its protein translation is MQYAPEIIQRLQAASEVDEPLDDFIKEWIDRPWPLTPWASWTLFSLIRHRPRQEFVSQIVQHNLGIDQLDLAKRGYGAHPEGINSGPVPDLPDWEYNLHGRGCYIVHQETRIDIDVDFYDETADWYDLFFYQWYLKSLRQPELWEARVIELHPSFETVQYAFDELLEQGFLEQHSHYRASRLSFETGEILPLLESLTEKHAEPETMLRLAAVIGDWPLVERLLISGEIPPAVTAKARQITADREHFLANEFEQNENQSLALRALQENQSPDLDDFLKRTLQETNVLSIETALEIIAETGHPQWHPLVFDLLHKVDTATEPSQPGYWIQALEFLLRRNYRCEDIVDQLQFATTDSDQAAILALEFHPRYALDLFRKALRSPTPHTRTVAAAILALIDQSWCQRELLRILNESTDQGATVASRAALSVIGHRPSKTEVDNWEREHPLQLESEEYITIPESNLLDTPMFLKFEMDQWRDRVLPLRDIIPPGAE